The region GGCGTACCTCCCGCACATGGCCACGATCCTGCCGCACCGGGCCGACGCCGTCCCGCGCGCCGCCGGTGGCGGCAAGCCGCGGGACCCGGCGGCCGCGCTCCACTAGGCTGCGCCCGTGCCGCCGGACCACCATCCCTGGCCGGCACCTGTCGCGACCCGGCCCGTCGAGGCCGTCGTGACGGTGCCGGGCTCCAAGTCGCTGACCAACCGCGCGCTGCTCCTCGCGGCGCTCGCCGACGGCCCGTCGACCGTCCGCGGCGCCCTGCGCGCGCGCGACACCCGCCTCATGGCCGGCGCGGTCGCCGCGCTCGGCGCGGAGGTGACGGGCATGGACCCGGGGTCCGACGGCGACGTCACGGTGGTCCCCGGCCCCGTCGCGGGCGGCGTCCACGTCGACTGCGGCCTCGCCGGCACCGTGATGCGGTTCGTGCCGCCCATGGCCGCGCTCGCGGACGGCGACGTGCGCTTCGACGGCGACCCGCGCGCCCGCGTGCGGCCCATGGGCGCGGTGGTCGAGGCGCTCGCCGCCCTCGGCGTCGAGGTCGACGACGACGGCCGGCGCACGCTGCCGTTCACGGTCAAGGGCACCGGCGCGGTGCGCGGCGGCGAGGTGGTGCTCGACGCCTCGGCCAGCAGCCAGTTCGTCAGCGGGCTCCTGCTGTCCGGCGCCCGCTACGACGAGGGCGTGGCGGTGCGCCACCGCGGGGGCGCGCTGCCCTCGATGCCGCACGTCGACATGAGCGTCGCGCTGCTGCGCGAGCACGGCGTCGTCGTCGACGTCGAGGCCCACGACCCCACCGACGCCGCCTGGCGCGTGCACCCGGGCCCGCTGCGCGCGGTCGACCGCGTGGTGGAGCCTGACCTGTCCAACGCTGCGCCGTTCCTCGCGGCCGCGGTCGTCACCGGCGGTTGCGTCACGGTCCCGGGCTGGCCCACCCGCACCACGCAGGCCGGCGACGCGCTGCGCTCGCTGCTCGTGCAGATGGGCGCCGACGTCGTGCTCGACGAGTCGGGTCTCACCGTGCGCGGCGGCCCGGAGGTGCTCGGCCTCGACGCGGACCTGCGCGACGTCGGCGAGCTCACCCCGGTGCTCGCGGCGGTGTGCGCGCTGGCCTCGACCCCGTCGCACCTGCGCGGCATCGGGCACCTGCGCGGCCACGAGACCGACCGCCTCGCGGCGCTCGCGGCCGAGATCACCCGGCTCGGCGGCTCGGTCGAGGAGCTGCCCGACGGCCTGGAGATCCGGCCGCGCGCGTTGCACGGCGGCGTGGTCGAGACCTACGACGACCACCGCATGGCCACGGCGGCCGCGGTGCTCGGGCTCGTCGTCCCCGGCGTCGAGGTGCTCGACGTCGCCACGACGAGCAAGACCCTGCCCCGCTTCGTGGACATGTGGGCGGACATGGTGCAGGGCAGCCGCGCCGCGTGAGCAGGCGCCGCGACCTCGACGAGGACGACGTCCGGGTGCGTCCCGGTCGCGGCAAGTCGCGACCGCGCAGCAAGGAGCGGCCCAGCCACGACGACGCCGGCGCCGGGTTCGTGGTCGCGGTCGACCGCGGCCGGTTCACGGTGGTGCTCGGCTCGCCGGACGACCCCGGCACGGAGGTGTTCGCCGTCAAGGCGCGCGAGCTCGGCCGCAAGGGCGTCGTCGTGGGCGACCGCGTCGCGCTCGTCGGCGACCTCACCGGGACGCCGGACACCCTCGCCCGGGTCGTGCGCGTGGAGCCGCGCGCCACGTCGCTGCGGCGCAGCGCGGACGACGACGACCCGGTCGAGCGGGTGGTGGTCGCCAACGCCGACCAGCTCGTGCTCGTGACGGCGCTCGCGGACCCCGAGCCGCGCCCCCGCATGATCGACCGCGTGCTCGTCGCCGCCTACGACGCCGGGCTCGAGCCGCTGCTCGTGCTCACCAAGAGCGACCTGCGCCCGCCGGACGACCTGCTGGCCTCCTACTCCGCCCTCGACGTGCCGTTCGTGGTGACCGGGCGGGAGGAGCACGGCCCGCTCGCCCTCGCCGGCCTCGCCGGCCGGCTGCGCGGGCACGTCTCCGTGCTCGTCGGGCACTCCGGCGTCGGCAAGTCCACCCTCGTCAACGCCCTCGTCCCGGACGCCGACCGCAGCGTGGGGCACGTCAACGACGTCACCGGCCGCGGCCGGCACACGTCCACCTCCGCGGTCGCGCTCGCCCTCCCCGGCGGCGGCTGGGTGGTGGACACCCCCGGCGTGCGCTCGTTCGGGCTCGCGCACGTGGACCCGGAGCGCGTCATCCACGCCTTCCCCGACCTCGAGGCGGGCACCGCCGAGTGCCCGCGCGGCTGCACGCACGACGAGCCCGAGTGCGCGCTCGACGCCTGGGTCGCCGAGGGCCACGCCGGCCCGGGCGGCGCCGACCGGCTGGAGTCCCTGCGCCGGCTGCTGCGCAGCCGCGCAGGGGCGGACGATCCCGTGCCGCCCGACGACGACGGGGCCTGAGCCGCACCGGCTCCGGGGTGCGGCAGGATCGGCCCGTGCCCGACACCGTCTCGCTGCTCGCCGACCCCGGTGAGGAGGACGTCGCCGCGCTCGCGGCCCTGCTCGTCGACGTCGTCGAGGGCGGGGCCAGCGTCGGCTTCCTCCTGCCGCTCCCGCACGCGGAGGCCGCGGCCTGGTGGCGCGAGACCCTGGCCGACCCGCTCACCCGCACCTGGGTGGCGCGCGACGACGACGGCGCGCTGGTGGGCACGGTGCGGCTCACGCTGGCGTGGAAGCCCAACTCGCGCCACCGCGGCGAGGTCTCCAAGCTCATGGTGGCCCGGCACGCGCGCCGGCGCGGTCTCGCCGGCCGCCTCATGGACGTCGCCGAGCGCACCGCCTGGGACGAGGGGCTGCGCCTGCTGCTGCTGGACACCGAGACCGACAGCCCGGCGCAGCCGTTCTACGCGGCCCGCGGGTGGCGCGTGGTCGGCGTCATCGAGGACTACGCCGCCACGCCGTACGGCGACCCGGCGGCCACCACCGTCATGGAGCTGCGCCGCCCCTCGTGAGAGCGCGCCGCCGGCTCAGCGCCCGAGCGTGTAGCGGGAGCGGACGACGCCGCCGGCGAACCGGTGCACGTCGACGAGCACGAGGGACGTCGCGAGGCCGGAAGGCAGCCACGACGTGCCGCCGCCCACTACATGCGGCACGGCGTACAGGCACAGGTCGTCGACGATGCCGGCGCGCAGCGCTGCGCCCGCCAGCCCGGGCCCGCCGACGCTCACGTCGCGCTCGCTGCGGTCCACCATGGCGCGCACCGCGGCGGCGTCGAACGACCGGGCCAGCGAGGTGCGCGGCCCGTCGACGGCGTCGAGCGTCGTCGAGTGCACCACCTTGTCCGCGTCACGCCAGACGTTCGCGTAGTCGTGCATCACCGCGGGCGCGTCGGGCGGCAGCGGATCGTCCCAGAACCGGAGCACCTCGTACATGCGGCGACCCAGCAGCAGCGTGCCGATCCCGCGCTGCTCGTCGTTGACCGCCGCGTGCACCTCCTCGTCCGGGGCGGCCCAGGCGAAGGAGCCCTCGGCGTCGACGACGTAGCCGTCGAGCGAGGCGATGACGCTGTAGCGCAGGCGGGCCACGTCAGGGCACCGGGAAGGTGCCGGGCTGCGTGTGCTGCACGATCGGGCCCCACACCGCCGTCGCGCCCGTGTGCCCGGCCGCCACGACCCAGCCGAACGCCACGACCGCCAGCACCACGGTCGCGACCGCGACGAGCTTCGTGCGGGTGCTCCTCGGCTCCCCCTCGCTGCGGTCCCACCACCAGAGCAGGGCCGCGGCGAGGAACAGCAGGCCGGCGAAGACCGGGGTCCAGCGCGCGATCATCGCGTGGGTCTGCGGGTAGCCCACCCGCGAGGCGAGCCGCTCGCCGCTCTCCTTCGCCACGAACGCGGCACCGGTGGAGACGAGCGCGCACAGCACCACGAGCCAGCCGTAGCGGCGGTCCCACGCGGCGCGGTAGGCCACCAGGACCGCGCCGAGGCACGCCAGCGGGAGCAGCACGATGACCGCGTGCACCACCAGCGCGTGCAGCGGGAGCCCGGCGATCGTGTCGAACATCGGCGTCCTCTCGGATCGGGGTGTCCTGGGGCGACCGTACGTGGTGGCGGCCCCTCACCGGCAGATCCCGGGCCGGTAGGTTCGCGCGCGTGACCGCGACGCCGTACGCCGACGAGCTCGCCCTGGCCCACGAGCTGGCCGACCGGGCCGACGCCATCACCATGGCCCGGTTCAACGCCCGCGACCTCGTGGTGGAGACCAAGCCCGACCTCACGCCGGTCAGCGACGCCGACCGCGCCGTGGAGCTGATGGTGCGCGAGGTCGTGGCGGCCACGGGGTCCGGCGACGGCGTGCTGGGCGAGGAGTACCCGGAGCAGGTGGGGACGTCCGGGCGGCGCTGGGTGGTGGACCCGGTCGACGGCACCAAGAACTTCGTGCGCGGCGTGCCGGTGTGGGCCACCGTGCTCGCCCTCCAGGACGCCGACTCCTCGCTGCTCGCCGCCGCGGTGTCCGCCCCGGCCCTCGGCCGGCGCTGGTGGGCCACGTCCGGCGGCGGCGCCTGGGTGCGCGAGCCCGGCTCGCCGCAGCCGCGGCGGCTCGCCGTGTCGCAGGTGTCGCGGCTGGAGGACGCGTCGCTGTCGTACTCCGACCACTTCTCGTGGGGCGCGCGCCAGCCCGGCTGGGACGAGCTCATGCGGCGCGTGTGGCGCACCCGGGCCTACGGCGACTTCTGGAGCCACCTGCTCGTCGCGGAGGGGGCCGTCGACGTCGCCGCCGAGCCGGAGCTCAACCTCTACGACGTGGCCGGGGTGGCGCTGGTGGTCACCGAGGCCGGCGGCCGGTTCACCGGCACCGACGGCGTCGACGGGCCGGCCCGGGGCAGCGGCGTGTCGACGAACGGCATGCTCCACCGGGCCGTGCTGGACCTGCTGGGCTGAGGGCCGCGGGTGGGCGCGGCGCCGGCTCAGGCCGCGCCGCGGACGGCGTCGGCCTCCGGCTCGGGCAGCCGGCCGCCCGCAGCGACGGCGCGGCGTCGGCGCCACGCGGCCAGCAGCACCGGAGCGAGCAGCACGGCGTAGAGGTCGAACCAGCCGTACCCCCCGGCGGCGACGCTCGGCGGGTTCCCCATGGGCACCCAGCCCAGGATGGTGTCGCGCGGCATCCACTCCCACACCCCCCACGAGGTGCCGAGCACCTCGAGGTAGCTGACGACGGCGAAGGCGCCGACGTACAGCAGGGTGGAGCGGCCCCAGCGCAGGAAACCCAGCAGGCAGAGGTACCACGCGAAGCCGAGCACGTCGTGGCGCGGCGAGAGCACGAGCCCCCACAGGGCCCACGCACCGGCCAGCACGACGGTGAGCCGCACGGCGGCGCGCGCGTTCTCGCGCACGAGCGGCTGGCGGCCGAGGGTGAGCGCGGCCAGGTAGACCAGGCCGTGGCCCGGGAAGACGTACGCCGGCACGTGCTCGAGCCGGTAGACGTACACGCCCAGCCAGCCGGAGAACACCAGCTCGACCACGGCAGCGACGGCGACCACCACGAGGGTCTGCACGCGCACCAGCGGCGTCTCGTGCACGAGCCACACGGCGAGCAGCGCCACGGTGACCGCGCCCAGGGCGAGCTGGCCGGCCAGCGAGGCGGTGCGGTCGAGCCAGAGGGTGGAGGGGATCCACGCCAGCGCGAGCAGCAGCGCGCGTCGGTCCGTCCAGCGCCAGCTCACCGGACCAGTGTCCCCGACGCCGTCCGCGGGCGCCCGGCGCGGCCCCGGCGGACGGAATCTTCTCGGTTGTGCACTTGTGATTGACCTCGGCGCGACACGCTGCCAGGGTCTCCCCCACGATCAGGCCTCGCGAGGCCACGGACGGGAGGAGCCGCCATGCACGACGACACCACCCTCGTCGACGTCGCGATGATCCGCGACGTGCTCACGGTCGGCCCGGCGCACACGCTGCGCCAGGTGGCCTCGGCGATGGCCGCGCGCAACGTGGGCGCCGCCGTGGTGAGCGACAGCGACGGCGCCGGCATCGGCATCATCACCGAGCGGGACATCCTCGTGTCGGTCGGCAAGGGCGAGGACCCGGACGCCGAGCTCACGGCGGACCACCGCACCACGTCCGTGGTCTTCGCGACGCCTCAGTGGACCATCGAGCAGGCCGCGCAGGCCATGCTGCGCGGCGGGTTCCGCCACCTCATCGTCATCAGCGACAACGACGTGGCCGGCATGCTCTCCGTGCGCGACGTCGTCCGCGTCTGGGCGCACAGCGACTGACGGGCGCTCAGCGCCGGCGCACGCGCATGGGCAGGCCGGACTCCGGCCGCAGCGTCACCTGGGCGATCGCCCGCGGTGGCGGCCCGACGGGCTCGAGCTCCACCTCGGCGGCGACCGAGGCCAGCACCAGCACCCCCTCGAGCAGGGCGAGGTCGCGCCCCACGCACAGGCGCGGGCCGGCGCCGAACGGCAGGTACGCCGGCATCGCGGCCACGTCGCGGCGCCGGGCACCCGCGGGGTCGAGGAACCGCGACGGGTCGAAGCGCTCCGGGTCCGGCCAGTGCGCCGGGTCGCGGTGCACGAGCCACGGGCTGACCACCACCAGCGCGCCGGCCGGCACCTCGACGCCGCCGAGCACGTCGGGCGCGGTCGAGCGCCGCGTCACCAGCCAGGCGGGCGGATAGAGGCGCAGCGCCTCGTCGAGCACTGCCGCCGTCCACGGCAGACGGGCGAGGTCGGCGTACGCCGGTCCGCCCGCCGCGCGCACCGCGACGGCCTCCTCGCGCAGCCGGTCCCGGGCGGCCGGGTCGGCGCCCAGGAGTTGCCAGGCCCAGGTGAGGGCGCTGGCCACGGTCTCGTGCCCGGCGACGATGAACGTCACCACCTGGTCGCGCACCTCCGTGCGCGACAGGCGCGAGCCGTCCGGGCGAGTGGCGGACAGCAGCAGGTCGAGCAGGTCGTGCGGCCCCGCACCGTCCGCGGGTCCGCGCCGGGCGCGCTCGGCGAGGATCGCGTCCACCGCGGCGTCGAGGCGGCCCACGGCGCGGCGCAGCACCACGTTCGACGGTGTCGGCACGCCCAGCGGCACCGGCAGCGGCATCCGCGCCTTGCGCACCACGACGTCCAGGGCCTCGAGCGTGGCCGTCGCGAGCCGGTCGGCGTCGGCGGACAGGTCCGAGCCGAACAGGGCCGCGCCGACGACCTCGAGCGCGACGCGCATCATGGCGGCGTCGACGTCGACGACCTCGCCGTCCTTCTGCGCCCACTCCGCCAGCAGGCGGCGGGTGGCGGTGCGCACGTGCCCGGCCACGAGCTCGAGCGACCCGTGGTGGAAGGCCGGCTGCACCACGGGGCGCTGGCCGCGCCACACGTCGGTGTCGGCGGTGAGCAGACCCTCGCCGGTGACCAGCGAGAGCGTCGTGTACTGCAGGGTGCGCTTGCCGTAGGCCCGCGAGTTGGTCACGAGCACGCGGCGCACGGCGTCGGGATCGGACACCAGGTACGTCGCCGGGCGCGGGACGGGGAACTGGAGCACGTCGCCGTGCTCCTGCCGCATCCGCGCCAGGAAGGTCAGCGGGTCGCGCCGGATCGCCCCGATCGACCGGAGCATCTCGCCGCCCTCGGGTCCCGGCGCCGTCAAGGGCACGGGCCGGGGGATGCGCACCGGCCGATCATCCCAGGGCGCGGTGCGGCCCTCAGAGCCGGGCGAGCTCCTCGACGTCGCGGTCGAAGCCCGCGCGCACGGCGTCGGTGACCGACGGCTTGGCGTCCGCGATCGCGTCGAGGTAGTCGGCGGTGGTCGGGCCCTCGCCCGGCTCGCCGGCGAACACGCACCGCTCGAACGAGCGCTGCGAGGCCACCCGGGCGGCGTGCTCGATCTCGGCCGGGGTGAACGACTCGCTGCGCTCCACGAGGGCGCCGATGTCCACCGTGGCGGGATCGGCGTAGCGCGACCAGATCGCCGCGCGGGCGGCGTCGTCCGGCGTGCCGATCGGGATCACGTAGTCGAACCGGCCGGGACGGGTGAACGCGGTGTCGAGGGCCCGGAGGTCGTTGGTGGCGCACACCAGCAGCCGCTCGTCGTGCTGGCGGAACGCCGGCACCACCTTGAGCAGCTCGTTGGTGAGGGCGTGCGCGGGGCTCGTCGGCCGGTCGCCGCGCGCCGAGGCGATCTCCTCCACCTCGTCGATGAACACCAGCACCCGCTCGAGCCGGCGGATGCGCTCGAACGTGGCCCGCAGCGCCGCGGCCGGGCCGGCCGGGTCGGCCAGCAGGGCGCTGGGCAGCACCTCGACGAACGGCCACGACAGGCGGCTCGCGATCGCCCGGGCGAACGAGGTCTTGCCGGTGCCGGGCGGCCCGAACAACACGACGGCGCGCGGCGGCATCACGCCGTGCCGCGCCGCCACCTCGGGCCGGTCCAGCGGCGCGACGATGCGCCGCTCGATGAGGTCCTTCTCCCGGTGCATGCCGGCGAGCTCGTCCCACAGCCGGGCCGGCAGCACCTGCCCCCCGAGCTCGACGAGCACGTCCACCTGGGTGGGGTCGACCGAGACGACCTTCTCGAAGAACGCCACCGCGGGACGGCGGGCGAACCCCGCGTTGGACAGCCCCTCGGCCAGCTGCTCCTCCTCGGGCAGCACGTACGACAGCACCCGCACGCGCTGGTCGACCAGGGCGCGCTCGAGGCCGAGCAGGAGCGAGGAGGCCATGCCCTGGCCGCGCCACTCCTCCGCGATGGCCAGGCGGACCACCCAGGCCCGGTCCCCCGAGACGGCCGACACCACGGCCCCCACGATCTCGTCGTGCAGGACGGCGACGGCCGCGGGCTGGTCGTCGCGCAGCGCGGCGATCACCTCGGCGAGGCCGAACACGCTGCGCTGCGCGGCCGCCGTGACGTCGAGCAGCCGCACCACGGCCTCGAGGTCGTGGTCCTGGTAGTCCCGCACGAACCAGCGCACGGGCCGAGCATGACCGATCGCCCGCGCGCGTCGCTCCCCGAGCCGGACGGTCCCGCGCGCGCGGCTGTCCGTCCCGGCCCTGGCGCACGACCCGCCGTCACCGCCCGACGGCGCGGAGCCCGGCCGGCGCTGCGGTCATCCGGGCAGCGACGCCGCGGGGGTCGTGACGCGGTCGGGCGCGGAGTAGAGGTTGAAGCGGCCGTCGCGCACGAAGGCGGCCAGGGTGAGGCCGCACGCGCGGGCGACGTCCACGGACAGCGAGGTGGGCGCGGACACCGCCGCCACCACCGGGATCCCGGCCATCGCCGCCTTCTGCACGATCTCGAAGCCCGCCCGGCCGCTCACCACGAGCACGTCGGCCTCGAGGCCGGCCATGAGGGCGTGCCCCACCACCTTGTCGACGGCGTTGTGCCGCCCGACGTCCTCACGCACGGCGAGCAGCTCGCCGTCGGCCGTCGCGAGTGCGGCGGCGTGCAGTCCGCCCGTGCGGTCGAAGGCCCCCTGGCGCGAGCGCATGGCCTCGGGCAGCCCGGCCAGCACCTCCGCCGCGACCGACACCCGGCGGTCGACCCGCGGCGCCGAGGCGACCACGGCGTCGATCTCGTCGCGCCCGCACAGCCCGCACGCGCTCGACGGCGTGGAGACCCGGCCGAAGCGCGTCGCGTCGAGCTCGACGTGGTCGCGCAGCACGACCGCGACGTCGCCGGCCTGCGGGCCGCCCTCGCCGTCGCGGCAGGGCCGGACGCCGGCCAGGTCGTCGCGCCCGCGCACGACGCCCTCGCCCACGGCGAGACCGGCCGCGAGCTCGAGGTCGTGCCCCGGGGTGCGCATCGTGGAGCCGAGCAGGTGCAGCAGCCCCCGGTGCTCGACGTGGACGTGCAGCGGCTCCTCCACCACGAGCAGGTCGCCGCGCTCGTCGGTGCCCCCGGGCCCCACCCGCTCGACGTGCACACGGGCGACCGTCGTCGTCGGAGCCGTCCGCGGGCCGTCCACAGGGCGACGCTACCTCCGCAGCGCCGCGCCGGCGGCGTCCGCGACCGCGATCTGGTCGGATGTGCGCATGACACGCGTGGCGGTGGTGGGGGCCGGGTTCGCCGGACTGGCGGCGGCGGTGACCCTGGCCGACGCCGGCGTCGAGGTGACCGTGCTCGAGGCCCGCGACCGGGTCGGCGGGCGCGTGTGGTCCGAGAGGCTGGGGGGCGCCGAGGGCCCCGTCGTCGAGCGCGGGGCCGAGTTCGTGCTCGCCGGCTACGACGAGATGCGCCGGTGGCTCGACCGCGTGGGGCTGCCCCTCGTCGACACCGGCATGAGCTACTACGTCCGCGAGCCGCGCTGGCCGGGCCGCGAGGACGACCCGCGGGTCACCGTGGCCGAGATGGCCGACGCCGGCGCCGCGCTGGCCGCCCTCGCCGCCACCGCGGCGGACTCGGCCAGTGCCGGCGACCTGCTGCGGGCGCTGGACCTCCCGCCCCACCTCGCCGACGCCGTGCGGTCGCGGATCGAGGTCTCGTGCGCGTGGCCGGCCGACGACCTCGCCGCCCGCGTCGTCGAGCACGTGGCGTCGTTCTCCGCGGCGCCCAGCCACCGGGTGCAGGGCGGCAACCAGGGCCTGGCCCTGCGGATGGCGGACCGGCTCGGCGACCGGGTGCGCACCGGCGTCGCCGTCCGCCGGGTCGAGCACTCCCCGCGCGGCGTGCTGGTCACGTCGACGTCGGGCCTCGAGGCGGCCGACGCGTGCGTGCTCACGGTGCCGCTGCCCGCGCTGCGGGAGCTCGACGTCGTGCCCCCGCTGCCGTTCGACCTCCGCGAGGCCCTGGTGCGGATGCCCATGGGGGTCGCGGCCAAGGCGCACGTCGCGCTGGCCGACTCCCCGGCCACCAGCGCCGTCCTCGGCGTTCCGGGCCGGTTCTGGTGCTGGACGGCGCTCGACGGCGGGCCGGCGGCTCCCGCCGTGCTCAACTCCTTCGCCGGCTCGCCGCAGGCCGTGCAGTCGCTGCTCGACCTCGACGGGGACGCACCGCGCGGCTCCGGC is a window of Frankiales bacterium DNA encoding:
- the aroA gene encoding 3-phosphoshikimate 1-carboxyvinyltransferase; the protein is MPPDHHPWPAPVATRPVEAVVTVPGSKSLTNRALLLAALADGPSTVRGALRARDTRLMAGAVAALGAEVTGMDPGSDGDVTVVPGPVAGGVHVDCGLAGTVMRFVPPMAALADGDVRFDGDPRARVRPMGAVVEALAALGVEVDDDGRRTLPFTVKGTGAVRGGEVVLDASASSQFVSGLLLSGARYDEGVAVRHRGGALPSMPHVDMSVALLREHGVVVDVEAHDPTDAAWRVHPGPLRAVDRVVEPDLSNAAPFLAAAVVTGGCVTVPGWPTRTTQAGDALRSLLVQMGADVVLDESGLTVRGGPEVLGLDADLRDVGELTPVLAAVCALASTPSHLRGIGHLRGHETDRLAALAAEITRLGGSVEELPDGLEIRPRALHGGVVETYDDHRMATAAAVLGLVVPGVEVLDVATTSKTLPRFVDMWADMVQGSRAA
- the rsgA gene encoding ribosome small subunit-dependent GTPase A; this translates as MSRRRDLDEDDVRVRPGRGKSRPRSKERPSHDDAGAGFVVAVDRGRFTVVLGSPDDPGTEVFAVKARELGRKGVVVGDRVALVGDLTGTPDTLARVVRVEPRATSLRRSADDDDPVERVVVANADQLVLVTALADPEPRPRMIDRVLVAAYDAGLEPLLVLTKSDLRPPDDLLASYSALDVPFVVTGREEHGPLALAGLAGRLRGHVSVLVGHSGVGKSTLVNALVPDADRSVGHVNDVTGRGRHTSTSAVALALPGGGWVVDTPGVRSFGLAHVDPERVIHAFPDLEAGTAECPRGCTHDEPECALDAWVAEGHAGPGGADRLESLRRLLRSRAGADDPVPPDDDGA
- a CDS encoding GNAT family N-acetyltransferase, which codes for MLADPGEEDVAALAALLVDVVEGGASVGFLLPLPHAEAAAWWRETLADPLTRTWVARDDDGALVGTVRLTLAWKPNSRHRGEVSKLMVARHARRRGLAGRLMDVAERTAWDEGLRLLLLDTETDSPAQPFYAARGWRVVGVIEDYAATPYGDPAATTVMELRRPS
- a CDS encoding deaminase, yielding MARLRYSVIASLDGYVVDAEGSFAWAAPDEEVHAAVNDEQRGIGTLLLGRRMYEVLRFWDDPLPPDAPAVMHDYANVWRDADKVVHSTTLDAVDGPRTSLARSFDAAAVRAMVDRSERDVSVGGPGLAGAALRAGIVDDLCLYAVPHVVGGGTSWLPSGLATSLVLVDVHRFAGGVVRSRYTLGR
- a CDS encoding histidinol phosphatase is translated as MTATPYADELALAHELADRADAITMARFNARDLVVETKPDLTPVSDADRAVELMVREVVAATGSGDGVLGEEYPEQVGTSGRRWVVDPVDGTKNFVRGVPVWATVLALQDADSSLLAAAVSAPALGRRWWATSGGGAWVREPGSPQPRRLAVSQVSRLEDASLSYSDHFSWGARQPGWDELMRRVWRTRAYGDFWSHLLVAEGAVDVAAEPELNLYDVAGVALVVTEAGGRFTGTDGVDGPARGSGVSTNGMLHRAVLDLLG
- a CDS encoding CBS domain-containing protein, with amino-acid sequence MIRDVLTVGPAHTLRQVASAMAARNVGAAVVSDSDGAGIGIITERDILVSVGKGEDPDAELTADHRTTSVVFATPQWTIEQAAQAMLRGGFRHLIVISDNDVAGMLSVRDVVRVWAHSD
- a CDS encoding cytochrome P450 — translated: MLRSIGAIRRDPLTFLARMRQEHGDVLQFPVPRPATYLVSDPDAVRRVLVTNSRAYGKRTLQYTTLSLVTGEGLLTADTDVWRGQRPVVQPAFHHGSLELVAGHVRTATRRLLAEWAQKDGEVVDVDAAMMRVALEVVGAALFGSDLSADADRLATATLEALDVVVRKARMPLPVPLGVPTPSNVVLRRAVGRLDAAVDAILAERARRGPADGAGPHDLLDLLLSATRPDGSRLSRTEVRDQVVTFIVAGHETVASALTWAWQLLGADPAARDRLREEAVAVRAAGGPAYADLARLPWTAAVLDEALRLYPPAWLVTRRSTAPDVLGGVEVPAGALVVVSPWLVHRDPAHWPDPERFDPSRFLDPAGARRRDVAAMPAYLPFGAGPRLCVGRDLALLEGVLVLASVAAEVELEPVGPPPRAIAQVTLRPESGLPMRVRRR
- a CDS encoding AAA family ATPase, whose amino-acid sequence is MRWFVRDYQDHDLEAVVRLLDVTAAAQRSVFGLAEVIAALRDDQPAAVAVLHDEIVGAVVSAVSGDRAWVVRLAIAEEWRGQGMASSLLLGLERALVDQRVRVLSYVLPEEEQLAEGLSNAGFARRPAVAFFEKVVSVDPTQVDVLVELGGQVLPARLWDELAGMHREKDLIERRIVAPLDRPEVAARHGVMPPRAVVLFGPPGTGKTSFARAIASRLSWPFVEVLPSALLADPAGPAAALRATFERIRRLERVLVFIDEVEEIASARGDRPTSPAHALTNELLKVVPAFRQHDERLLVCATNDLRALDTAFTRPGRFDYVIPIGTPDDAARAAIWSRYADPATVDIGALVERSESFTPAEIEHAARVASQRSFERCVFAGEPGEGPTTADYLDAIADAKPSVTDAVRAGFDRDVEELARL
- the fdhD gene encoding formate dehydrogenase accessory sulfurtransferase FdhD, giving the protein MHVERVGPGGTDERGDLLVVEEPLHVHVEHRGLLHLLGSTMRTPGHDLELAAGLAVGEGVVRGRDDLAGVRPCRDGEGGPQAGDVAVVLRDHVELDATRFGRVSTPSSACGLCGRDEIDAVVASAPRVDRRVSVAAEVLAGLPEAMRSRQGAFDRTGGLHAAALATADGELLAVREDVGRHNAVDKVVGHALMAGLEADVLVVSGRAGFEIVQKAAMAGIPVVAAVSAPTSLSVDVARACGLTLAAFVRDGRFNLYSAPDRVTTPAASLPG
- a CDS encoding FAD-dependent oxidoreductase, with amino-acid sequence MTRVAVVGAGFAGLAAAVTLADAGVEVTVLEARDRVGGRVWSERLGGAEGPVVERGAEFVLAGYDEMRRWLDRVGLPLVDTGMSYYVREPRWPGREDDPRVTVAEMADAGAALAALAATAADSASAGDLLRALDLPPHLADAVRSRIEVSCAWPADDLAARVVEHVASFSAAPSHRVQGGNQGLALRMADRLGDRVRTGVAVRRVEHSPRGVLVTSTSGLEAADACVLTVPLPALRELDVVPPLPFDLREALVRMPMGVAAKAHVALADSPATSAVLGVPGRFWCWTALDGGPAAPAVLNSFAGSPQAVQSLLDLDGDAPRGSGWRDALARLRPDLELVGPALVTTWHDDAWAGGAYSADGRARLPADDASLTEPVGRLVLAGEHTAGEWGGLMEGALRSGVRAAEQVLSLVGRR